One Amaranthus tricolor cultivar Red isolate AtriRed21 chromosome 10, ASM2621246v1, whole genome shotgun sequence genomic window carries:
- the LOC130825066 gene encoding antiviral protein II/III-like, with product MKKITNLVYILVAITTSVILQWTCNAADPKFIVTNGATSQSYSTLLNDFRDRVKDPKLTGTYGFQNNLPVVAAPTKPAKYLYMDIQADNGIITAAFDKNDLYYMGYAHTADGVKKVRLFKDAPTDVRLIFPDVTNKNNRYYSTITGNYNNLGDRASVGLGAKPLNKFISEEIYTKKKFDMTTDKKLALMVIQTIAEAARFTYIEGEIVSKFSDNSGFKCNDKAKSLENNWEKTSKTVKGSTGPRIDLELKDENGKVVWKWLQVGELVDVIGILKYLK from the coding sequence ATGAAAAAGATAACAAATTTGGTTTATATCCTGGTAGCCATTACAACAAGTGTGATCCTTCAATGGACTTGCAATGCAGCAGATCCAAAATTCATTGTGACTAATGGTGCTACTAGCCAAAGCTACTCCACACTATTGAATGACTTTCGAGATAGAGTTAAAGATCCAAAACTAACAGGAACTTATGGATTTCAAAACAATTTACCAGTTGTAGCTGCACCTACAAAACCTGCTAAGTATCTTTACATGGATATTCAGGCAGATAATGGAATAATCACTGCTGCATTTGATAAAAACGATCTCTATTATATGGGTTATGCTCACACTGCTGATGGAGTCAAGAAAGTACGTCTCTTCAAAGACGCTCCAACTGACGTAAGGTTGATTTTTCCCGACGTTACAAATAAAAACAATCGATATTATTCGACCATAACTGGAAACTATAATAATCTTGGAGATCGAGCCTCTGTAGGGTTGGGAGCTAAACCACTTAATAAGTTTATTAGTGAAGAAATctatacaaaaaagaaatttgatATGACAACAGATAAAAAGCTAGCGCTTATGGTCATCCAAACTATTGCAGAAGCAGCGCGATTTACATATATTGAGGGTGAAATCGTGAGTAAATTTAGTGATAATAGTGGATTCAAATGTAATGATAAAGCCAAGTCACTGGAGAACAATTGGGAAAAAACCAGTAAAACTGTCAAGGGTTCTACTGGTCCTAGAATTGATTTGGAATTAAAAGATGAAAATGGTAAAGTAGTCTGGAAATGGTTACAAGTCGGAGAATTAGTTGATGTCATCGGGATTCTTAAATATCTAAAGTAG